A DNA window from Phragmites australis chromosome 11, lpPhrAust1.1, whole genome shotgun sequence contains the following coding sequences:
- the LOC133885331 gene encoding dof zinc finger protein 4-like produces MAPLRDIGISVAAEGPQKPHSQLGQTHPSVISTDSHAHAPVHHHQQHRMKTARPPIPHIYIPAHPLISPANEALATSCELDNPLKMLSSHCDSMLQYAAGRRALLLDHRRYRPNVEVAPNCPRCDSPNTKFCYYNNYSLNQPRYFCKGCRRYWTKGGSLRNVPVGGGCRKNRRGKSVRSMAVDTVAADGGAAFSHRFPGTLRPDLLLEGMVGSPADLMSQQMGADKPAVGAEGSTIDLALLYAKFLNHQQRAVVPESVDTSSGSSDMSPNAPPPDQPFTSQDGFGELTAPASAEPGATALQCPDARAEAFGEFSFSVDQRYYDSLGLPTDGGDLILPSTWGQEAKYEPFDSLPEDAMGLHDGVTGGDDVWSNSLGCQGLEAALCRP; encoded by the coding sequence ATGGCGCCATTACGCGATATCGGCATCTCTGTAGCTGCCGAAGGACCGCAAAAGCCACACTCGCAGCTTGGACAGACACATCCGAGTGTGATTAGCACAGACTCGCATGCACATGCACCAGTGCACCACCACCAACAACATAGAATGAAAACCGCTCGCCCTCCGATCCCCCACATATATATACCCGCCCATCCACTGATCTCCCCTGCAAATGAAGCTCTCGCCACATCTTGTGAGCTCGATAATCCTCTCAAGATGTTGTCTTCTCACTGTGATAGCATGCTGCAATACGCGGCCGGGCGGCGGGCGCTGCTGCTCGACCACCGGCGGTACCGGCCGAACGTCGAGGTGGCGCCCAACTGCCCGCGCTGCGACTCGCCCAACACCAAGTTCTGCTACTACAACAACTACAGCCTCAACCAGCCCCGGTACTTCTGCAAGGGCTGCCGCCGCTACTGGACCAAAGGCGGCTCCCTCCGGAACGTGCCCGTCGGCGGCGGATGCCGGAAGAACCGGCGGGGCAAGTCGGTACGGTCCATGGCCGTCGACACGGTCGCGGCCGATGGTGGCGCCGCGTTCTCGCACCGGTTCCCCGGCACGCTGCGGCCGGACCTGCTCCTGGAAGGCATGGTCGGCAGCCCGGCCGACTTGATGAGCCAGCAGATGGGCGCCGACAAGCCGGCCGTGGGCGCCGAGGGGTCGACGATCGACCTGGCATTGCTGTACGCCAAGTTCTTGAACCATCAGCAGCGCGCCGTCGTGCCGGAATCCGTCGACACCTCCAGTGGGTCAAGTGACATGAGCCCTAACGCCCCGCCGCCTGACCAGCCCTTCACGAGCCAAGACGGGTTCGGCGAGCTGACCGCACCGGCGAGCGCAGAGCCTGGGGCAACAGCGCTGCAGTGCCCCGACGCGCGCGCGGAGGCGTTTGGGGAGTTCAGCTTCAGCGTGGATCAGAGGTACTACGACTCGCTGGGGTTGCCAACGGACGGTGGCGACTTGATCTTGCCGTCGACGTGGGGTCAGGAGGCCAAGTACGAGCCGTTCGACTCGCTGCCCGAGGACGCCATGGGCCTCCACGACGGCGTCACCGGCGGTGACGATGTGTGGAGCAATTCGTTGGGCTGCCAAGGACTGGAAGCAGCTCTCTGCAGGCCTTGA